One window of Papaver somniferum cultivar HN1 chromosome 9, ASM357369v1, whole genome shotgun sequence genomic DNA carries:
- the LOC113310231 gene encoding protein SINE1-like isoform X2 produces MGRNLSPVMRRELANLDKDADSRKSAMKALKSYVKDLDSKAIPLFLAQVSETKNPGSMAGEHTISLYEVLARVHGTNIVPQIDNIMFTIIRTLTSSAGSFPLQQACSKVVPAIARYAIDPSTPEDKKKRIIESLCKPLSESLLGTQESLAVGAALCLKSLVDSDNWRFASDELVNEVCLRVAGALEEKPTQSNSHMSLAMSLGKNNSLIVEAYARSLIRSGLRILNVGVVEGNSQKRLSAIQMVNFLMKCVDPRSIFSELETVMEEMEKCDNDQMAFVKGAAYEALQTAKLIASDKGSKLIASDKGSKLEKDPGSATGSNFTRRTDYHRRQNSWGGRSRSPVSAVSQESQTVYSVEYDSFVDSPISTGQSSSNFDYRGRSVNRKLWRNENGGVDVSLKDGLYANGFSSNGLKNYSEHMEDDNLSDDGGDQSEAFSGFVHAAPRNGVAICATPSPQGFDQCNVDDIRIFTTPRKLIRSLQDPIDSNSDYSSAKPVRRIRTPASSNSERSPARMNAIPMNDERNDNENVKTCKQSSDGSESVSSTCEVVAEDNNEVSNGATPECKTIAQSITPKRRSFTKVILKFLFVVLFFLIAIMVSTMLSDNQEGSLVPT; encoded by the exons ATGGGTAGAAATCTGAGTCCAGTAATGAGAAGGGAGCTAGCAAATTTGGATAAAGATGCTGATAGTAGGAAATCAGCAATGAAAGCACTAAAGTCCTATGTAAAAGACCTTGATTCAAAGGCGATTCCTTTGTTTCTTGCCCAGGTTTCGGAAACAAAAAATCCTGGCTCAATGGCTGGGGAACACACAATCTCTCTCTATGAAGTCCTGGCTAGAGttcatggaactaatattgtgCCTCAGATTGACAACATAATGTTCACCATTATCAGGACTTTAACATCCAGTGCTGGGTCTTTTCCTCTTCAACAGGCTTGTTCTAAGGTAGTACCTGCAATTGCAAGGTATGCAATCGATCCATCAACACCTGaagacaagaaaaaaaggataatTGAATCTCTTTGTAAGCCTCTTTCAGAGTCCCTCTTGGGTACTCAAGAAAGTCTTGCAGTTGGAGCTGCTCTATGTCTTAAATCCCTGGTAGATTCAGATAACTGGAGATTTGCATCAGATGAGCTGGTCAATGAGGTATGTCTGAGAGTTGCAGGAGCATTAGAAGAGAAACCAACTCAGAGCAATTCACACATGAGCTTGGCTATGTCTCTGGGCAAGAATAATAGCCTAATTGTTGAGGCCTATGCAAGATCTCTAATTCGATCTGGATTGCGAATCTTGAATGTTGGAGTAGTAGAGGGCAATTCTCAGAAAAGGTTATCAGCCATTCagatggtgaatttcttgatgaaGTGCGTTGATCCCAGGAGTATATTCTCAGAGCTTGAGACAGTGATGGAGGAAATGGAGAAGTGCGACAATGATCAGATGGCATTTGTGAAGGGAGCTGCTTATGAAGCATTGCAGACTGCAAAATTGATAGCTTCGGATAAAGGATCCAAGTTGATAGCTTCAGATAAAGGATCAAAATTGGAGAAGGACCCAGGTTCAGCTACGGGGTCAAATTTCACCAGAAGAACTGATTACCACAGGAGGCAGAATTCATGGGGTGGTAGAAGTAGATCTCCAGTTTCTGCTGTATCACAAGAGTCACAGACGGTTTATTCGGTTGAGTACGATTCTTTTGTTGATTCTCCTATATCAACAGGGCAATCTTCTTCTAATTTTGATTATAGGGGGAGATCAGTTAACAGGAAGCTCTGGAGGAATGAAAACGGTGGAGTGGACGTATCGCTTAAGGATGGACTTTACGCAAATGGTTTCAGTAGCAATGgcttgaaaaattattctgaacaTATGGAAGATGACAACCTTAGCGATGATGGAGGCGATCAGTCGGAGGCCTTCTCAGGATTTGTTCACGCTGCCCCTAGAAATGGTGTTGCAATATGTGCTACCCCCAGTCCTCAG GGATTCGATCAGTGCAATGTTGATGATATTAGGATATTTACAACTCCACGGAAACTCATTCGATCACTTCAGGATCCGATTGATTCTAACTCTGACTACTCTTCCGCTAAACCAGTCAGGAGGATTAGGACTCCAGCATCAAGCAATTCGGAAAGGAGTCCAGCAAGGATGAACGCAATCCCTATGAATGATGAGCGAAATGATAATGAAAATGTGAAGACATGCAAGCAGTCATCAGATGGGTCTGAATCTGTTTCATCAACATGTGAAGTAGTTGCGGAGGATAATAATGAAGTTTCTAATGGCGCAACTCCTGAATGCAAAACTATAGCTCAGAGTATAACTCCAAAAAGGCGGAGTTTCACAAAGGTTATTCTGAAATTCCTTTTTGTGGTCCTATTTTTTCTCATTGCAATCATGGTATCAACCATGTTGAGCGACAATCAGGAAGGATCACTTGTTCCTACCTAG
- the LOC113310232 gene encoding protein NDH-DEPENDENT CYCLIC ELECTRON FLOW 5-like, translated as MSESMAIPNSSLLFSSNKHTPLTFTNPSKYLQFCQSSLVFTSHSLKHKKDSSILASASSSFPVINVDYLESEFSGHGVSFAEIGESCVVRMRMENGSLTTLMLPSGLITSYKARMWHGGTVELLHTNVADGGDGNAVIQGGVSLGLMLGIEDGMNKWSPKTWVLHDVKGSPQEFIQVELMSSDSEKTVEIKYTVTLHPDNLTSEIAVTNSTSSSIQLIGSFLSHLTVSSPDATYAIGLEGSNYLNKPPVETHFSIIPPDFKDKQTGQGQSWVKTVFPGLLPNWGSNGNADAKCVVKEDEEIELVEDDNYAQLTDKMSRIYTYAPTRFSFNDRGRRNSVGIGRDGFEELYIFSPGSTKDFYGKYSFVCTGPSAMLKPINISPEDIWRGGQFIYNPNM; from the exons ATGTCAGAATCCATGGCCATACCCAACAGCTCCCTTCTCTTCTCTTCCAACAAACACACTCCTCTCACCTTTACAAACCCAAGCAAGTATCTTCAATTTTGTCAATCTTCTCTTGTGTTCACTTCTCATTCTCTAAAACATAAGAAAGACTCGTCAATACTAGCTTCAGCCTCAAGTTCATTTCCAGTCATAAATGTGGACTACTTAGAGAGTGAATTTAGTGGCCATGGAGTGAGTTTTGCAGAAATTGGTGAAAGTTGTGTGGTCAGAATGCGAATGGAAAATGGAAGTTTAACGACGCTAATGCTACCGAGCGGCTTGATAACATCATATAAAGCTCGTATGTGGCACGGTGGCACAGTTGAGTTACTACATACAAATGTTGCTGATGGAGGCGATGGTAATGCTGTTATTCAAGGAGGTGTGTCATTGGGTTTGATGTTAGGAATTGAAGATGGGATGAATAAATGGTCTCCGAAAACATGGGTGCTTCACGACGTAAAAGGGAGTCCTCAGGAATTCATTCAG GTAGAACTAATGAGTAGTGATTCGGAAAAGACAGTTGAAATCAAATACACGGTGACTCTCCACCCGGATAACCTAACATCAGAAATTGCAGTCACTAACTCAACTTCTTCATCTATCCAATTGATAGGTTCATTTCTGAGCCACTTAACTGTGAGTAGTCCTGATGCAACTTATGCTATTGGTCTAGAAGGTTCAAATTACTTGAACAAACCACCGGTAGAGACACATTTCAGCATTATTCCTCCagattttaaagataaacaaacagGACAAGGGCAATCATGGGTCAAAACAGTATTTCCTGGACTTCTGCCTAACTGGGGCAGCAACGGTAATGCGGATGCAAAATGTGTAgtcaaggaagatgaagaaattgaGTTGGTAGAGGATGATAACTATGCACAGCTGACTGACAAAATGAGCAGGATCTATACCTATGCACCTACAAGGTTTTCATTCAATGACAGG GGTAGAAGAAACTCGGTTGGAATCGGAAGAGATGGGTTCGAAGAACTGTACATTTTTAGTCCTGGCTCGACCAAAGATTTTTATGGGAAATATTCTTTTGTGTGTACAGGTCCATCAGCAATGTTAAAACCAATAAACATAAGTCCGGAAGATATCTGGAGAGGTGGACAGTTTATATACAATCCAAATATGTAA
- the LOC113310231 gene encoding protein SINE1-like isoform X1: MGRNLSPVMRRELANLDKDADSRKSAMKALKSYVKDLDSKAIPLFLAQVSETKNPGSMAGEHTISLYEVLARVHGTNIVPQIDNIMFTIIRTLTSSAGSFPLQQACSKVVPAIARYAIDPSTPEDKKKRIIESLCKPLSESLLGTQESLAVGAALCLKSLVDSDNWRFASDELVNEVCLRVAGALEEKPTQSNSHMSLAMSLGKNNSLIVEAYARSLIRSGLRILNVGVVEGNSQKRLSAIQMVNFLMKCVDPRSIFSELETVMEEMEKCDNDQMAFVKGAAYEALQTAKLIASDKGSKLIASDKGSKLEKDPGSATGSNFTRRTDYHRRQNSWGGRSRSPVSAVSQESQTVYSVEYDSFVDSPISTGQSSSNFDYRGRSVNRKLWRNENGGVDVSLKDGLYANGFSSNGLKNYSEHMEDDNLSDDGGDQSEAFSGFVHAAPRNGVAICATPSPQQGFDQCNVDDIRIFTTPRKLIRSLQDPIDSNSDYSSAKPVRRIRTPASSNSERSPARMNAIPMNDERNDNENVKTCKQSSDGSESVSSTCEVVAEDNNEVSNGATPECKTIAQSITPKRRSFTKVILKFLFVVLFFLIAIMVSTMLSDNQEGSLVPT, encoded by the exons ATGGGTAGAAATCTGAGTCCAGTAATGAGAAGGGAGCTAGCAAATTTGGATAAAGATGCTGATAGTAGGAAATCAGCAATGAAAGCACTAAAGTCCTATGTAAAAGACCTTGATTCAAAGGCGATTCCTTTGTTTCTTGCCCAGGTTTCGGAAACAAAAAATCCTGGCTCAATGGCTGGGGAACACACAATCTCTCTCTATGAAGTCCTGGCTAGAGttcatggaactaatattgtgCCTCAGATTGACAACATAATGTTCACCATTATCAGGACTTTAACATCCAGTGCTGGGTCTTTTCCTCTTCAACAGGCTTGTTCTAAGGTAGTACCTGCAATTGCAAGGTATGCAATCGATCCATCAACACCTGaagacaagaaaaaaaggataatTGAATCTCTTTGTAAGCCTCTTTCAGAGTCCCTCTTGGGTACTCAAGAAAGTCTTGCAGTTGGAGCTGCTCTATGTCTTAAATCCCTGGTAGATTCAGATAACTGGAGATTTGCATCAGATGAGCTGGTCAATGAGGTATGTCTGAGAGTTGCAGGAGCATTAGAAGAGAAACCAACTCAGAGCAATTCACACATGAGCTTGGCTATGTCTCTGGGCAAGAATAATAGCCTAATTGTTGAGGCCTATGCAAGATCTCTAATTCGATCTGGATTGCGAATCTTGAATGTTGGAGTAGTAGAGGGCAATTCTCAGAAAAGGTTATCAGCCATTCagatggtgaatttcttgatgaaGTGCGTTGATCCCAGGAGTATATTCTCAGAGCTTGAGACAGTGATGGAGGAAATGGAGAAGTGCGACAATGATCAGATGGCATTTGTGAAGGGAGCTGCTTATGAAGCATTGCAGACTGCAAAATTGATAGCTTCGGATAAAGGATCCAAGTTGATAGCTTCAGATAAAGGATCAAAATTGGAGAAGGACCCAGGTTCAGCTACGGGGTCAAATTTCACCAGAAGAACTGATTACCACAGGAGGCAGAATTCATGGGGTGGTAGAAGTAGATCTCCAGTTTCTGCTGTATCACAAGAGTCACAGACGGTTTATTCGGTTGAGTACGATTCTTTTGTTGATTCTCCTATATCAACAGGGCAATCTTCTTCTAATTTTGATTATAGGGGGAGATCAGTTAACAGGAAGCTCTGGAGGAATGAAAACGGTGGAGTGGACGTATCGCTTAAGGATGGACTTTACGCAAATGGTTTCAGTAGCAATGgcttgaaaaattattctgaacaTATGGAAGATGACAACCTTAGCGATGATGGAGGCGATCAGTCGGAGGCCTTCTCAGGATTTGTTCACGCTGCCCCTAGAAATGGTGTTGCAATATGTGCTACCCCCAGTCCTCAG CAGGGATTCGATCAGTGCAATGTTGATGATATTAGGATATTTACAACTCCACGGAAACTCATTCGATCACTTCAGGATCCGATTGATTCTAACTCTGACTACTCTTCCGCTAAACCAGTCAGGAGGATTAGGACTCCAGCATCAAGCAATTCGGAAAGGAGTCCAGCAAGGATGAACGCAATCCCTATGAATGATGAGCGAAATGATAATGAAAATGTGAAGACATGCAAGCAGTCATCAGATGGGTCTGAATCTGTTTCATCAACATGTGAAGTAGTTGCGGAGGATAATAATGAAGTTTCTAATGGCGCAACTCCTGAATGCAAAACTATAGCTCAGAGTATAACTCCAAAAAGGCGGAGTTTCACAAAGGTTATTCTGAAATTCCTTTTTGTGGTCCTATTTTTTCTCATTGCAATCATGGTATCAACCATGTTGAGCGACAATCAGGAAGGATCACTTGTTCCTACCTAG